The stretch of DNA AAGTTATACCACACTCTTCAACTAACCTGCCCCTTTAGTTCAATAAGAAAAAAGGCTTCACCCCTTATTGAAGTAAAGCATCCGTTAGTTTAAGTACAATTTTTCACAAACTTCGTTAATTATTTACTATATTTTGTTCCCCAAACTTTTCCTTCGTGTTTATTAAAACTAAAATCATATTTACTACACTTAATAATAGAACAACTAAAAACATATAGAAGATAATTGGGTCTCCTCCAGATGGAACTTCATCCGCTATATATCCCGAAATAAACATATTTACTCCCGATACGATACAAGAAACAAATACCAACATACTGACTGAATATCCACTTATAACGGACTTTTTCAATAATATTAAAATTAATGTAACTAACAAACTAAAAATAAAAACACCAATTGAAAATTTAAGATAATAAAAAACATCTACTAACATTAATTCAGCTCCTTTTCAAATTTGACGTTTACACATATTACCAAGTTCCACAATGATAACCCTACTCATTATTTTCATAATTCCTCGAGCAGTTATTCAACTAGACTGCCCCGTTAGTTCAATAAGAAAAAGGGCTGAATAATCAGCCCGATGATCTTTAACTAAAGCACCAGTTAAATAGTTGAAGTGTAAAGTCATCAATTTAGTTTATATAGTGGTTCTGCAAGAAAAATATAAAGTTGTTTTAACTTAAATTATTTCCCCATAAAGCATTTAGAAATACCATATATAACGTGAAGAATCCTGTTAATATAGTGAAGCTTAACGGGATAATTCTTAAGGTTTCGTTTTTTCTAATTGTTATTATAAAAATAGCAAAAGAAAGGATTGCAACAACATAAAAAAGATAAATCATAAGATAGTGAGTTAGTGGTCCCAAAAATAATCCAAGTACCGCAAATTGAATTAAAAAGGCTAATATAGAAATAGCAACCCACTTTAGTCTACTTTTGATGGATACTATATTTTTAATTGAGAAAAGTACTGAAATTAATACAATTGCAACAAGCAGCCATTCATACAAGTAGAACAATGATTCTTTGTGGACGGCAAAATAATATCCAAGAGCGGATAATGGTATGATTGTGAGCAGTAAATATCCATTTAGTTTGAGATAAAAGGTTTCGTTAATTTTCTTCTCCTCCTTTTAAATTCCCCATTTACGCCCAGTATTAAGATAACAGTCCAATTAATTTTAACAGATAATTCCATAAATCAAAATAATTTCTTTTAGTAAACTGACCTCTAAGCCACCCATGCAGCGAATAATCACTGCACCACAAAGGATGAAAATTTGTTCTTAATGGGTATAAATCACTACGGATGACGAAGAAGGTCGATGAACTATGGTGCCATAGAGCCCAACCGTTAGTCTGACTCCAACGACCACGGTGCATCACAAAACTGTCGCCCCAATATGAGTAGCACTTACGGGATATTTATCCTACTTTAGTTACTGCACCAGACTTGCCTTTATTCTTAGTAGATTGGAGATACTTCTCGATTTACTTACCAACTCCAAATAATTTCTCTTAAGGCTCAGCTTTTTTCGGGGTCCTTTTGATATGCACTATTATTGATTTTGAGCGTTTTTTAATTTTCATGTGAGTTCAATAAGTTAAAAAAAGAGCGTTATTCCTACTCGGATCATCGCAACTTTATTTCAAAACTACAATAGAATAAAAACCTCGTATTTTGTTTGATCAAAATACGAGGTTTCACCTGTTAATTACTATTCATTTTTATTTAATAGCTCCCAGCTAAACTGGCCAAAAGCCTTTTCTGATTGTGACACCCTACGTTCATATTGTCGAACTAACCTATCGAACGCAATAAATTCACTTCACAAATTGGATTGATTTCTGATTCCTCTGCCACACGACACTTACCAAGATTGTAATCCCTAGTACGACGAATCCTAGCAAGAAAGGATATATAATATTCACGTCATATAAAACACCAGCAAGTAGCGGTCCAACTACGTTACCAATACTCATATAGGCGTTATTCATCCCCATCGCGAAGCCTTGTTCATTACCTGCTAGCTTTGAGATCAGCGTATTCAGCACTGGTCTCAAAATAGAAGTTGCAAGGAACACCACTAACGTAATCATAAAGAACAGCACATAGGTGGAGGCAAATAAAGATAAGAAGAAACATAAAGCTGTCAGGGCGATAAAGAAATTCAAAATGATTCCTTCACCATACCTTCGAACGAGACGATCCACCACCAATAATTGCATCACAACGCTGACAATCCCTGTTGACGTCACCATCACTGCAATCTGTTTCGGTGTTGCGCCAAATTGATTATCCACAAACAGACCTAATACCGATTCATATGCCATCAACCCAAAACTCATGACGAGTGTAATAACAAGTGGGATAAAATAAGGCTTTTGTACAGACTGTGCAAGTTTTTTCACCATTGATTCCTGTTTAACTGCGCCTAAAACATCTCCAGTTTCCCTGCTTTCCTTCAATACAATTATTGAGAATATCACAGACAACAACGATACCAATGCGGAAACGAGTAATGGAAGCTTCAAGTCATAATCCGCCAAAAACCCTCCGATTCCAGGTCCAATGACAATTCCGAGTGACATCGCTGCGGAAATGTAACTATTCCCTTTTGCACGCTGATCCATAGTCGTAATATCTGCTACATAAGCGAAAATCGCAGGAATTAATAAGGCTGCTCCGATACCGCCTATCACTCGCGATGTATACAGCACCCATATTGAATCCGAGAAATAAAACACAAACATGGAAAGCGTTAATCCGCTTAGACCTGCAATAATCATCTTCCGTCGACCAACTTGATCTGCCCACTTACCGGCAATCGGTGACATGACGAACTGTGCCCCCGCAAAGATGGCAATCATAAGACCTGCCGCCATGCCCCCTTCACCAATCGACATTAGATAGGCTGGCAGTATCGGAATGATTATGCCAAAACTCCCTATTGCGATAAACATATTTATCATTAAAACAATTATTTTCTTTCGTTGATCTTGCATCATAACTATTCCTCATCTCATTTAACATACTTTCCTATCTAACCCTACCTACCAGTCAAACGTCAACTCTTTCGGTTCATTTACTTGAAATGTAATCTTTTTTTATGTTGGGTACGATTGTGACGAATTAAACAACTTTTTCGACTATATTCGACTTTATTCATTATTTGGTAGGTAAAATCCTTCTTATCAACTATAATAAAAAGGAGTACTAGCTACTATAATACAAAAATATTGTTATATATTGTAAAACCTTGAATTATTTACTTAAGACACTTTGCAAAAACCTTATTATAAAGGGGGGATTTGAATGCAAGCACAACAATTAAATTTACAGCTAATTGAACAGTCGAAAATGCGATGTGAAGAATGGGGATTGGATCCGACGATTATTCCCGACCCTTTTGAAATTGGCCATGAACAACTACAACAAATTCAAAAAGAAAATAAAGAAGTCTTGAAAGTGGTGGAATTTTTTATTCCAGAATTTTTGAAGATGGTAAAAGGAACTCCACTTTTGATTGTTGTTACCGATAATCAGGGCATCGTTACCTATATGGAAGGTGACAATACGATTAAAGATGTCATTCAACAACTTGGCTTCAGAACAGGCGTTCAGTTTACGGAGAAATACAATGGAACGAATTGTATCAGTCTTGCACTGAACCACAATCAACCGGTGGAAGTAGTAGGCTCTCAACATTATCATGATTTCCTCTATCAGTCGGCTTGTTATTCCGTGCCAGTTACAGATCATCGTACGAACGGCACTCTTGGAACAGTTTCCATTATGACCGCTTTGAATTTTGAAGACCCTCTACTCCTTTCCTTGCTTTCGATTGTCGGAACGAGTATCGAACGTGAAATCCAATTGCAAGAACAAAACAAAGATTTGAATGTGCTGAACCAAGTGTTAACGGAATCCTCACATACTGCCATGATTTTGACGGATCATTATGGTCGTATTATGGAATTTAATCCATATGCAGAAAAACTGACAGGATTGAAACGCCAAGATGTGATTAAAAAGCCTGCGTCTGAGCTGGCTATTCTTAAGGATTGGATAGATCAAATCATCCAAACGAAAGAAAGCTTCTCCGATATCGAAGTGAAATTCCAAAAACCGGATTCGTCAAAAGAAACCATATGTCTATTTGACGGCCGTCCAATTTACAGTGTGAATCAATATTTCATCGGGACAGTCTGCAGTTTCCGGGACATAACGGAACGCTATGAAAACCAATTGATCATGCAACATCACGCACATCATGATGATTTAACAACATTGCCTAATAGACGCTATTTCCATAACTATATAAATGGCATTCTGGATTCATCCGATGGGAAAAATATTTCATTGGCGGTTTTCCTGCTAGATCTTGATCGTTTTAAATTAATCAATGATACATTGGGTCATGCAAAAGGTGATACGTTACTTGTTGAAATCGCTCAAAGATTAAATCATTATTTACTCGACAAAGGAAAGCTGTTTCGAATGGGTGGCGATGAGTTTACCATCGCTTTGACAGATTTCAATTCAGTTGATGAAATAAAAAAAATTGCCGACGATATTATTGAAGTCGTTCGGAAACCATTTTTCCTTCAAAACCTGGAGTTTCATGTTAGCACGAGTATCGGTATCGCCCTCTATCCAAATGACGGGTCAGATATCAATACCCTATTCCTACATGCAGATACTGCTATGTACCGTGCAAAAGATCAAGGGAAAAACGGTTACTGCATATACAATTCGGATATGAACGAGGAATCTCTCAAGAAACTGACGCTCGAATCGGAGCTCGAATTAGCCATAAAAAATAACGATCTTATCCTGCATTACCAACCGCAGATTGATTTGCACACTAAGCAAATTGTGGGAGTTGAAGCCTTATTACGCTGGAATCATCCTGAACTCGGACTTATTCCTCCAGCTGATTTCATTCCACTAGCTGAAGAAATGGGATTGATGGTACATCTTGGTGAATGGGTACTCAATCACGGCTGCCGTCAAATGAAAAAGTGGCACGATCAAGGCATGACGTCATTGAAACTATCCATCAACTTGTCTCCTCAGGAATTTTTAAAGCAACGTCTTGTGGATAAAGTCAAACAAGTATTGCAAGAAACTGGGCTTGCACCACATGGTTTGGAACTGGAAATCACGGAATCTATGACAATGGATGTTATTCGTTCCACATCAATCTTGGAAGAATTGCATGAGCTTGGTATCCAGATAGCCATGGATGACTTTGGTACAGGCTACAGTTCACTTAACTACTTGAAGAACTTCCATATTCATCGTCTGAAAATTGATCGAAGTTTCATTCGTGACATGCTGAATGGACCGAAAGATGGCCAAATCGTTAGCACCATCATTTCCATCGCACATGCGCTGAATCTAAAAGTCATTGCAGAAGGCGTAGAAACAAAAGAACAGCTTCATTTCCTTGAAAAATTACAATGTGACGAAATACAAGGCTACTATTACAGCAAACCGTTATCAGCTACCGATCTCGAAAAAAAATATGAATTTAATTCATCTAGAGGTGTCATTCATCCATGAAATCAATTGCATCATTATTGGTCGAACACTTAAAATCATTTCAAGTAACTCACGCATTCGGTATTCCCGGTAAAGCGGTTGTTCCTCTTCTCCTTGCAATGGAAAAGAACGAACTTGAATTCGTATTAAGCAGACACGAATCTGGCGCTGGCTTCATGGCTGCAGGTTATGCACGCCAGAACAATACGCTTGGGGTCGCGGTCGGAACTTCAGGACCAGGTGGCACGAACTTGCTGACTGCTGCTGGACAAGCAAAAGCCTTCCACCTGCCGGTACTTTTCATTACTGGACATCCTTCAGTCAAAGATTCAGGACGTGCCATGGGTCAGGATTCCAGTATTTTCGGGACAGATCTTGTAAAAATGTTTGAACCAGTTACTCTTTTCAGCGCAAGAGTCGAACGAGCTGATCAGTTCCAAGTATACTTCCAGCATGCACTTCAAAAAGCACTGACTGGAACAAAAGGTCCTGTTCATCTTTCCATCCCTGCTGACGTGTTGATGGAAGAAATCGAGCCCTTTACATTATCGCTTCCGGCCTTGGAACCGGCGGTCTCGCCATACATGGGAGAAGTGAAATCCTTGCTGGAGCAAGCGAAAAGACCTCTCCTGTTCCTAGGGAAAGGTGTGCATATTTCACAGGCTTATGACGAAGTTAGCCAACTTTCACTTCAATACAATGTGCCCGTCATCACTACACCGGGCGGAAAAGGAACAATTCGCACTGACCATCCGGGTTACCTCGGTCCTTTCGGATTGGGGGGAACGCAAGCTGCGACTGATTATTTAAATGAAGGCGTTGACTTGTTAATTGTCATCGGAACGAAACTGACGGATATGACGTTAGCCGGTTTCACTCTGGACATGGCGCCTGAACAAATCATTCAATTTGATATTGAAGCGACATTTATCGGCCGGTCACTACCTGTTCCTACCCTGCCTGTCATTGGGGATGCAAAAACGAATCTACATGCCATTCTTGACCCGGCATTTCGTGAAATTGCGGCAACAACTTTCGCTGAGAAAGAAGCAATTGAAGTTGACATTCTTCCTTCAACTACCGAAAGATTGTCAGCAGTTACTGCTGTCCAATTGATGCGCAAACATCTGCCCTCAGAGACCATACTGTATGGGGACGATGGAAGTCATACTTTCTACGCAATCGAGAATTTCACGATTGAACAAGAAGGTACATTCTTTATGGATGATGTCTTCGGGACAATGGGACATGCAATCGGCTACGCCATCGGTGCTAAATTTGCAGATCCCAACCAAGCCATCGCCTGTCTGACTGGCGACGGCTGCATGATGATGCACGGCACAGAAATATCAGCCGCTGCATGCCATGACCTGCAAATTCCATTTATCATCCTGAACAACGGTCGCTTAGACATGGTCGACAAAGGCATGCGCTATAATTTAGGGCGATCAGTCGGAACGGTTTACGAATACCCAGCAAACTTAAGCCTATTCGGCGAATCACTGGGTGCAGCATCTTTCCGTTGCTTCACTGCTCAACAAGTTGAAGAAGCCCTGACCTTCGCAAATGCTAACAAAGGGCCAACCGTCATCGAAATAATGGTGGACCCTGAAGAAATCCCACCTACTCTGAAACGCGGTTAATAGATACCCCACCAACTTTTTTCGAGTTGGTGGGGCTTTGTTTTGTTAACTAAAGAAGTGTCACGTTAATTTTGATAAGAGGTTGCTGTTGTTTGTTGGAAAATGCCGTTTCAAACAAAAGTTGCGTTTTTTCCAACTAACATTTCAGATTCCCTAACTAACAATCAGAATTTTCCGACTAATTAGCAGTGGTTATGTTCGGAAGTCTATAATGGGTGTCTGGTATTTTTCTTTATATTAGAATTATAAAAGATTCCATAAATACAAAGAATTTCATGATAAACTAGAATTATCAGAACAGGAGTGATCACAATGCGCGTAGCCATTTTCGACTTTGACGGTACACTGTACCCGCAAGAAACATTTACATTAATGATGAACTATATGAAGAAACACCCTGTCCACTCATCAAAATATCAATCATTTTACCGAGCGCTTATGAAGCCATACCTTGCCTATAAAATGAAAATATACCCTGAAAATAAAATGAAAGCCAAATCAATGCAACTCTATCTAGACGCATTCAAAGGTATGTATCAACGTGAAATCGAAAAATACTTTGAGGATATGTCCCGTGATATGCACAAAGACCTTAACTGGAATGTTGTCGATCGTTTGCAAAAGCATTTAATCGAAGGTGACCATGTCCTTCTCGTGTCAGGTGCTTTCACTCCCATGCTAAACGAAGTTACCCGTGACTTTGCTATTCACGATGTCATTGGTACAGAAATTCCAATGCGAAACGGCAAAATCGATACAGATACTGGCATTTACCATATCCAAGGAGAACGAAAAAACGAAATGATAGAGAAAGCACTTGAAGGCATGGAGATTGACTGGGAAAACAGTTCAGCTTATGGCGACAGTATTTCAGACATCACCGTTTTGGAACTTGTTGGAAATCCGGTGGCGGTCCGTCCCGAATCCCGACTGAAAGCAGTAGCTGAAGAACGCAAATGGGAGATTATTTGGTAGACAGAAAAGTGGAGAAGCCCACTATAGCTCGACTCCAACGCTGGAATGGCCGAATCGAAAAACCTGTTTTCAAATGTTGTTAGGAAGGAAGGCTAAGAGCCCGACATCGTGTCGGAACGCCTTCATGATCAACATCCGATTGAACCAAGCTTAGGTGCGGGCTGGCACTTGTAGCTGGACCGCACAATTAATGTAAAAGCGACTGAAGATATAATTTCAGTCGCTTTTTCTTTTCCCGAAGCCTACTCAAGAGTGTTTCAGACGCGAGTGATGATTTTTCCGATGTCACCATCTTTTCCTCAAACTGAGATTTCGCACTAGTAAAGTTCAATGAATAGCCACCCCCGTGCACTGGTACGTATGATACACTTAAAAGAAAAAAGGAAGTATTCATAAATGAAACGTTTTAAATTTATCATTCCGATTATGGTAGTCGTCGCGGTTCTTTCGTTATGGCACTTAAGCACAGATTATTCAGAGGTTCCTCTTGCAACACGTATTTTGATTGCAGCAGGCGGTTCCGTCGTGTCAGGCATTATCTCCTACTTTATGCTGAGAAAAGATGTTCATAAAGTCGACCCAAAACCTGCAGAACCTACCAATAAAAAACGCTAAATATATTTACGTGCACTATAAATATGGACAACAAATACTACCTCCAATTGTTAGTTGTGTCTAACAATTGGAGGTGCAGTTCATTTTGACGGTGCTTTCTCTTTCCTTTCGAGACTTCTTAAAAATCTCATAGACACCTTTTACCTCAAAATTTATCGCTCAAGCACATCTCAACACCAACTTCACTTGTTGAGACACCTCTCACCTCAAAACAAAAAAACCTTCCCTAATCGGGAAGGTTCATAATTATTTCATTTGATATATACGTGTTTCAAATGGTGCCATCTCGAAACTATTCATTTCTTCGTGAGGTTGCACGTCTTTGTTCGCCAATAATAAGTTATCGAAATTAAATGCGGACTCCGCCATTTTTTCAATGGACACGGTATTTGCTCCCAAATTGGAAATGACAACTACTTGTTCGTCACCCAAAGTACGCGAATAAGCATATACGTATTCATAATCAGGCAGCAATAAATCGTACGTGCCATACGTAAAAACATCGTGTGATTTTTTCAGTTGAATCATTTTTTTGTAAAAATGATAGATGGACTGTTCATCTTTCAACTGGTTTTCAACGTTGATGTCAACATAGTTTGGATTGATGCCAATCCAAGGAGATGCTGTAGAGAAGCCAGCGTTTTGTTCAGACGACCATTGCATCGGGGTACGTGAATTATCACGGCTTGATGACCAAATGATGTCCATGATTTCTTCATGCGTCTTGCCTTCACTTATCTTAGAAGCGTACATCCCTTTGATGGCCACATCATTATAATCTTCAATCGATGCGAACTGTACATTGGTCATGCCGATTTCCTGACCTTGATAAATGAATGGCGTTCCTTGCATGAAGAAATACATAGCTGCGATAGATGTTGCACTTTCGTACCAGTACTCTTTGTCGTTCCCCCATGTGGAGACGATGCGGGCTTTGTCATGATTTTCGATGAACAATGCGTTCCAGCCATTG from Paenisporosarcina sp. FSL H8-0542 encodes:
- a CDS encoding tetracycline resistance MFS efflux pump, with the translated sequence MMQDQRKKIIVLMINMFIAIGSFGIIIPILPAYLMSIGEGGMAAGLMIAIFAGAQFVMSPIAGKWADQVGRRKMIIAGLSGLTLSMFVFYFSDSIWVLYTSRVIGGIGAALLIPAIFAYVADITTMDQRAKGNSYISAAMSLGIVIGPGIGGFLADYDLKLPLLVSALVSLLSVIFSIIVLKESRETGDVLGAVKQESMVKKLAQSVQKPYFIPLVITLVMSFGLMAYESVLGLFVDNQFGATPKQIAVMVTSTGIVSVVMQLLVVDRLVRRYGEGIILNFFIALTALCFFLSLFASTYVLFFMITLVVFLATSILRPVLNTLISKLAGNEQGFAMGMNNAYMSIGNVVGPLLAGVLYDVNIIYPFLLGFVVLGITILVSVVWQRNQKSIQFVK
- a CDS encoding EAL domain-containing protein, whose amino-acid sequence is MQAQQLNLQLIEQSKMRCEEWGLDPTIIPDPFEIGHEQLQQIQKENKEVLKVVEFFIPEFLKMVKGTPLLIVVTDNQGIVTYMEGDNTIKDVIQQLGFRTGVQFTEKYNGTNCISLALNHNQPVEVVGSQHYHDFLYQSACYSVPVTDHRTNGTLGTVSIMTALNFEDPLLLSLLSIVGTSIEREIQLQEQNKDLNVLNQVLTESSHTAMILTDHYGRIMEFNPYAEKLTGLKRQDVIKKPASELAILKDWIDQIIQTKESFSDIEVKFQKPDSSKETICLFDGRPIYSVNQYFIGTVCSFRDITERYENQLIMQHHAHHDDLTTLPNRRYFHNYINGILDSSDGKNISLAVFLLDLDRFKLINDTLGHAKGDTLLVEIAQRLNHYLLDKGKLFRMGGDEFTIALTDFNSVDEIKKIADDIIEVVRKPFFLQNLEFHVSTSIGIALYPNDGSDINTLFLHADTAMYRAKDQGKNGYCIYNSDMNEESLKKLTLESELELAIKNNDLILHYQPQIDLHTKQIVGVEALLRWNHPELGLIPPADFIPLAEEMGLMVHLGEWVLNHGCRQMKKWHDQGMTSLKLSINLSPQEFLKQRLVDKVKQVLQETGLAPHGLELEITESMTMDVIRSTSILEELHELGIQIAMDDFGTGYSSLNYLKNFHIHRLKIDRSFIRDMLNGPKDGQIVSTIISIAHALNLKVIAEGVETKEQLHFLEKLQCDEIQGYYYSKPLSATDLEKKYEFNSSRGVIHP
- a CDS encoding thiamine pyrophosphate-binding protein translates to MKSIASLLVEHLKSFQVTHAFGIPGKAVVPLLLAMEKNELEFVLSRHESGAGFMAAGYARQNNTLGVAVGTSGPGGTNLLTAAGQAKAFHLPVLFITGHPSVKDSGRAMGQDSSIFGTDLVKMFEPVTLFSARVERADQFQVYFQHALQKALTGTKGPVHLSIPADVLMEEIEPFTLSLPALEPAVSPYMGEVKSLLEQAKRPLLFLGKGVHISQAYDEVSQLSLQYNVPVITTPGGKGTIRTDHPGYLGPFGLGGTQAATDYLNEGVDLLIVIGTKLTDMTLAGFTLDMAPEQIIQFDIEATFIGRSLPVPTLPVIGDAKTNLHAILDPAFREIAATTFAEKEAIEVDILPSTTERLSAVTAVQLMRKHLPSETILYGDDGSHTFYAIENFTIEQEGTFFMDDVFGTMGHAIGYAIGAKFADPNQAIACLTGDGCMMMHGTEISAAACHDLQIPFIILNNGRLDMVDKGMRYNLGRSVGTVYEYPANLSLFGESLGAASFRCFTAQQVEEALTFANANKGPTVIEIMVDPEEIPPTLKRG
- a CDS encoding HAD family phosphatase, which codes for MRVAIFDFDGTLYPQETFTLMMNYMKKHPVHSSKYQSFYRALMKPYLAYKMKIYPENKMKAKSMQLYLDAFKGMYQREIEKYFEDMSRDMHKDLNWNVVDRLQKHLIEGDHVLLVSGAFTPMLNEVTRDFAIHDVIGTEIPMRNGKIDTDTGIYHIQGERKNEMIEKALEGMEIDWENSSAYGDSISDITVLELVGNPVAVRPESRLKAVAEERKWEIIW